In Macadamia integrifolia cultivar HAES 741 chromosome 13, SCU_Mint_v3, whole genome shotgun sequence, one DNA window encodes the following:
- the LOC122060016 gene encoding receptor homology region, transmembrane domain- and RING domain-containing protein 2-like isoform X1: protein MEADVLIQTTIPIILLNSSISFELSLLINPISGFNQFVYFLHNPIMTFMALESINKGRYIVGLAYYFPLLYMILSLLVPTATAKVVLIGNNVTLSFDDMEANFAPMVKDSGECGTLYLAEPLDACSPLTNKIDTGKGANASFLLIIRAGCTFEDKVRIAQDAGFKAAIIYDNEDSRGLIAMEGSSAGIKIHAVFISKASGEALKKYAGLPNMELWILTTFENSAWSIMVVSFVSLLSMSIVLATCFFVRRRYVRRERSQARRVREFHGMSSRLVKAMPSLIFTSVLEDNCTSMTCAICLEDYSAGEKLRILPCSHKFHAACVDSWLTTWRTFCPVCKRDARTSTGEPPASECTPLLSPSTASSVGLSSASSSFASSSAIQIARSPAVSHVHSFTGTPVPQSFRSYGSSALTPSRGSIDLRNASARSSFASSSAIHIDPASSRSPSVSHVHSFTGTPVPQSFRSYGNSSALTPSRSSIDLRNASSQRSHASHLVSPHSFGYPSFSPLSSRYISPYVPSPTNASPSYLGSSSRQPSMLHCSESAASFSPFASAHSLPSC, encoded by the exons atggAAGCTGATGTTTTGATCCAAACAACAATACCCATAATCCTTTTGAACAGCTCTATCAGCTTTGAGCTATCTCTCTTAATCAATCCCATTAGTGGGTTTAATCAG TTTGTTTACTTTCTTCACAATCCGATAATGACCTTCATGGCTCTGGAAAGTATCAATAAGGGTCGATATATTGTGGGACTGGCCTATTATTTCCCTCTATTGTACATGATTTTGTCTCTACTGGTTCCGACTGCGACTGCGAAAGTGGTGTTGATTGGGAACAACGTAACTCTATCATTCGATGATATGGAAGCCAACTTTG CTCCGATGGTCAAAGATTCAGGGGAGTGTGGGACCTTGTATTTGGCTGAGCCCCTTGATGCTTGCTCTCCATTGACTAATAAAATCGATACAGGAAAAGGTGCAAATGCATCATTCCTGTTGATTATTAGAGCTGGATGTACCTTTGAGGATAAAGTTAGAATCGCACAAGATGCAGGGTTCAAAGCAGCGATTATCTATGACAATGAAGATAGTCGTGGTTTGATTGCAA TGGAAGGAAGTTCTGCAGGCATCAAAATACATGCTGTGTTTATCTCTAAAGCATCAGGTGAAGCACTTAAAAAGTATGCTGGTCTTCCCAACATGGAGCTCTGGATCCTCACAACTTTTGAAAATTCAGCATGGTCAATCATGGTTGTCTCTTTTGTCTCCCTTCTATCTATGTCAATTGTGCTGGCTACTTGTTTCTTCGTTCGCAGACGTTATGTGAGACGAGAACGGTCACAGGCTCGTCGTGTTCGAGAGTTCCATGGCATGAGCAGTCGTCTAGTGAAAGCTATGCCTAGCCTGATATTCACGTCGGTTTTAGAAGATAACTGTACTTCAATGACATGTGCCATATGCCTTGAGGACTACAGTGCTGGAGAAAAGCTCAGAATACTACCATGCAGTCACA AGTTCCATGCTGCTTGTGTAGATTCTTGGCTGACTACATGGCGGACATTTTGCCCTGTTTGCAAGCGTGATGCTAGGACAAGCACTGGTGAGCCTCCCGCATCAGAGTGCACCCCATTACTTTCACCCAGCACTGCCTCCTCTGTGGGACTTTCATCTGCCAgttcatcatttgcatcatcaTCAGCCATACAAATAGCGAGGTCCCCAGCAGTATCTCATGTTCACTCCTTCACTGGCACTCCTGTACCTCAGTCTTTTAGGTCCTATGGCTCATCTGCCCTCACCCCAAGCAGAGGCTCTATAGATCTTAGGAATGCATCTGCCAgatcatcatttgcatcatcaTCAGCTATACATATAGACCCAGCATCATCTAGGTCTCCATCAGTATCTCATGTTCACTCCTTCACTGGCACTCCTGTACCTCAGTCTTTTAGGTCCTACGGCAACTCATCTGCCCTGACCCCAAGCAGAAGCTCTATAGATCTTAGGAATGCATCTTCCCAAAGATCTCATGCTTCCCACCTAGTCTCACCGCACTCCTTTGGCTACCCTTCATTTTCTCCTCTGAGCTCAAGATATATATCCCCTTATGTTCCAAGTCCTACCAATGCCTCTCCAAGTTATCTTGGGTCATCCAGTCGGCAGCCTAGTATGCTACATTGTAGTGAGTCAGCAGCAAGTTTCTCTCCATTTGCCTCTGCTCATTCTCTTCCGAGTTGTTGA
- the LOC122060016 gene encoding receptor homology region, transmembrane domain- and RING domain-containing protein 2-like isoform X2, with the protein MTFMALESINKGRYIVGLAYYFPLLYMILSLLVPTATAKVVLIGNNVTLSFDDMEANFAPMVKDSGECGTLYLAEPLDACSPLTNKIDTGKGANASFLLIIRAGCTFEDKVRIAQDAGFKAAIIYDNEDSRGLIAMEGSSAGIKIHAVFISKASGEALKKYAGLPNMELWILTTFENSAWSIMVVSFVSLLSMSIVLATCFFVRRRYVRRERSQARRVREFHGMSSRLVKAMPSLIFTSVLEDNCTSMTCAICLEDYSAGEKLRILPCSHKFHAACVDSWLTTWRTFCPVCKRDARTSTGEPPASECTPLLSPSTASSVGLSSASSSFASSSAIQIARSPAVSHVHSFTGTPVPQSFRSYGSSALTPSRGSIDLRNASARSSFASSSAIHIDPASSRSPSVSHVHSFTGTPVPQSFRSYGNSSALTPSRSSIDLRNASSQRSHASHLVSPHSFGYPSFSPLSSRYISPYVPSPTNASPSYLGSSSRQPSMLHCSESAASFSPFASAHSLPSC; encoded by the exons ATGACCTTCATGGCTCTGGAAAGTATCAATAAGGGTCGATATATTGTGGGACTGGCCTATTATTTCCCTCTATTGTACATGATTTTGTCTCTACTGGTTCCGACTGCGACTGCGAAAGTGGTGTTGATTGGGAACAACGTAACTCTATCATTCGATGATATGGAAGCCAACTTTG CTCCGATGGTCAAAGATTCAGGGGAGTGTGGGACCTTGTATTTGGCTGAGCCCCTTGATGCTTGCTCTCCATTGACTAATAAAATCGATACAGGAAAAGGTGCAAATGCATCATTCCTGTTGATTATTAGAGCTGGATGTACCTTTGAGGATAAAGTTAGAATCGCACAAGATGCAGGGTTCAAAGCAGCGATTATCTATGACAATGAAGATAGTCGTGGTTTGATTGCAA TGGAAGGAAGTTCTGCAGGCATCAAAATACATGCTGTGTTTATCTCTAAAGCATCAGGTGAAGCACTTAAAAAGTATGCTGGTCTTCCCAACATGGAGCTCTGGATCCTCACAACTTTTGAAAATTCAGCATGGTCAATCATGGTTGTCTCTTTTGTCTCCCTTCTATCTATGTCAATTGTGCTGGCTACTTGTTTCTTCGTTCGCAGACGTTATGTGAGACGAGAACGGTCACAGGCTCGTCGTGTTCGAGAGTTCCATGGCATGAGCAGTCGTCTAGTGAAAGCTATGCCTAGCCTGATATTCACGTCGGTTTTAGAAGATAACTGTACTTCAATGACATGTGCCATATGCCTTGAGGACTACAGTGCTGGAGAAAAGCTCAGAATACTACCATGCAGTCACA AGTTCCATGCTGCTTGTGTAGATTCTTGGCTGACTACATGGCGGACATTTTGCCCTGTTTGCAAGCGTGATGCTAGGACAAGCACTGGTGAGCCTCCCGCATCAGAGTGCACCCCATTACTTTCACCCAGCACTGCCTCCTCTGTGGGACTTTCATCTGCCAgttcatcatttgcatcatcaTCAGCCATACAAATAGCGAGGTCCCCAGCAGTATCTCATGTTCACTCCTTCACTGGCACTCCTGTACCTCAGTCTTTTAGGTCCTATGGCTCATCTGCCCTCACCCCAAGCAGAGGCTCTATAGATCTTAGGAATGCATCTGCCAgatcatcatttgcatcatcaTCAGCTATACATATAGACCCAGCATCATCTAGGTCTCCATCAGTATCTCATGTTCACTCCTTCACTGGCACTCCTGTACCTCAGTCTTTTAGGTCCTACGGCAACTCATCTGCCCTGACCCCAAGCAGAAGCTCTATAGATCTTAGGAATGCATCTTCCCAAAGATCTCATGCTTCCCACCTAGTCTCACCGCACTCCTTTGGCTACCCTTCATTTTCTCCTCTGAGCTCAAGATATATATCCCCTTATGTTCCAAGTCCTACCAATGCCTCTCCAAGTTATCTTGGGTCATCCAGTCGGCAGCCTAGTATGCTACATTGTAGTGAGTCAGCAGCAAGTTTCTCTCCATTTGCCTCTGCTCATTCTCTTCCGAGTTGTTGA
- the LOC122060014 gene encoding pentatricopeptide repeat-containing protein At2g36730, producing MLVRFPSPTTYLCCPPKFSNGNLSFSTVKDQCISLLNSCCSMQDLTQIHAYLCTTGLVSDGYLISEILRFCSLSPLGSLDYAQSLLLHSPDPIPTSCWNNVIRGNAGRDCPREAIAVFLEMRKRGGRPNNLTFPFLLKACARLSALSAGRQIQVEIVKNGLDSDVYVQNSLIHFYGSCREISDARYVFDMMRLRTVVSWNAIISAYVERSQFDDSIGLFAEMRLYGIVPDEASMVVLLSVCAELGNLSLGNWAHCQAIETGLVLNCRLGTALVDMYAKCGNVSSAGFIFERMLDRNVWTWSAMISGLAQHGLAKEALDLFLEMKNHSIRPNYVTFLGVLCACSHAGLVDDGWRFFHDMKHVHGIEPKMTHYGAMVDILGRAGLLTEAYRFILHIPVEPDPVVWRTLLSACSSHDPNGSTGILEKVRNKLIELEPRRSGNFVMVANLYAEVGLWKEASNVRKMMRIGGMKKMAGESSIQIGGCIHRFLSGDDSLVDRESIYWLLHGLYVHMKMVDYDFP from the coding sequence aTGTTGGTGAGATTTCCTAGTCCAACGACCTATCTCTGTTGCCCGCCAAAGTTTTCCAACGGGAATTTGAGCTTCTCTACTGTCAAAGATCAATGTATTTCCCTCCTAAATTCTTGTTGTTCCATGCAAGATCTAACCCAAATTCATGCTTATCTCTGCACCACTGGTCTTGTCTCTGATGGGTATCTCATCAGTGAAATCCTGCGATTTTGTTCCCTGTCGCCGTTGGGGAGCTTAGATTATGCGCAATCACTTCTCCTTCACTCCCCCGATCCCATCCCCACTTCGTGCTGGAACAATGTCATTAGGGGTAACGCCGGAAGAGACTGTCCGAGAGAGGCCATTGCAGTTTTTCTCGAGATGCGGAAGCGAGGAGGAAGACCCAATAACCTcaccttcccctttctcctcaAGGCGTGCGCTCGTCTCTCGGCTCTTAGTGCAGGGAGGCAAATACAAGTAGAGATTGTGAAGAATGGTCTCGATTCAGATGTTTATGTTCAGAACTCTTTGATTCATTTCTATGGTTCTTGTCGTGAGATTTCAGATGCACGTTACGTGTTTGATATGATGCGTTTGAGGACCGTCGTTTCTTGGAATGCCATTATCTCTGCTTATGTTGAAAGATCCCAATTTGATGATTCCATTGGTCTTTTTGCTGAGATGAGACTTTATGGGATTGTACCAGATGAGGCTTCCATGGTCGTCTTGCTTTCTGTTTGTGCTGAGCTTGGGAACTTGAGCTTGGGGAACTGGGCACATTGTCAAGCCATAGAAACTGGGTTGGTATTAAATTGTCGACTGGGTACAGCTCTTGTTGACATGTATGCAAAGTGTGGGAATGTAAGTTCTGCAGGCTTCATATTCGAAAGAATGCTCGATAGAAACGTCTGGACATGGAGCGCCATGATCTCTGGTTTGGCCCAACATGGTTTGGCGAAGGAAGCCCTTGACCTTTTCCTCGAGATGAAGAACCATTCAATTCGGCCTAATTATGTAACTTTCCTTGGGGTGCTCTGTGCGTGTAGCCATGCAGGCTTGGTGGATGATGGGTGGAGGTTCTTTCATGACATGAAACATGTGCATGGCATTGAACCTAAGATGACACATTATGGTGCCATGGTCGATATTTTGGGTCGTGCAGGTCTTCTTACAGAGGCTTATAGGTTCATTCTGCACATCCCTGTTGAGCCTGATCCTGTTGTATGGAGGACATTGCTTAGTGCATGCAGCAGCCATGACCCTAATGGTAGTACAGGGATTTTGGAGAAGGTTAGAAACAAGTTGATTGAGTTGGAACCCAGAAGGAGCGGGAATTTTGTGATGGTTGCAAACCTCTATGCAGAGGTTGGGTTGTGGAAGGAAGCATCAAATGTACGGAAGATGATGAGGATTGGAGGAATGAAGAAGATGGCAGGGGAGAGTAGCATTCAGATTGGTGGGTGCATCCATAGATTTTTGTCTGGGGATGATTCCCTGGTTGACCGTGAGAGCATCTACTGGTTGCTTCATGGATTGTACGTGCACATGAAGATGGTTGATTATGATTTTCCCTGA